From one Pseudomonas sp. B21-048 genomic stretch:
- the emhC gene encoding efflux RND transporter outer membrane subunit EmhC: MSKSLLSIAVAAFVLSGCSLIPDYQQPEAPVAGQYPQGPAYTPAQAPNQAAAEQGWKQFFHDPALQQMIQTALENNRDLRVAALNIDAYAAQYRIQRADLFPAVSATGTGSRQRVPARASQTGEAGITSSYSATVGISAYELDLFGRVRSLSEEALQKYFATEEARRSTQISLVASVANAYLTWQADKELLKLTQETLGAYEESYKLTSRSNEVGVASALDLAQSRTSVENARAQQAKYTRQVAQDENSLVLLLGTGIPANLQAAKPLSDDLLSEVPAGLPSDLLQRRPDILQAEYNLKAANANIGAARAAFFPSISLTANAGSLSPDLSGLFKGGSGTWLFQPQINLPIFNAGSLRASLDYSKIQKDIGVANYEKSIQTAFQEVADGLAARQTYTEQLQAQRDFVSANQDYYRLAERRYRIGVDSNLTFLDAQRQLFSAQQALITDRLAQLVSAVNLYKALGGGWNEQTAKNEPLKEEAPKMKLF; this comes from the coding sequence ATGAGCAAGTCATTACTTTCCATCGCAGTCGCCGCCTTCGTACTGAGCGGCTGCTCGCTGATACCCGACTATCAGCAGCCTGAAGCCCCGGTGGCGGGCCAATACCCGCAAGGCCCGGCGTATACGCCGGCCCAGGCGCCTAACCAGGCCGCCGCCGAACAAGGCTGGAAGCAGTTTTTCCACGACCCGGCGCTGCAACAGATGATTCAGACCGCTCTGGAAAACAACCGTGATCTGCGCGTCGCGGCGCTGAACATCGACGCTTATGCGGCTCAGTACCGCATTCAGCGCGCCGATCTGTTCCCGGCCGTTTCGGCCACCGGCACTGGCAGCCGTCAGCGGGTTCCAGCACGGGCCTCGCAGACCGGTGAAGCGGGCATCACCAGCTCCTACTCGGCCACCGTCGGCATCAGTGCCTATGAACTTGACCTGTTCGGTCGGGTGCGCAGCTTGAGCGAAGAAGCCCTGCAGAAGTACTTCGCTACTGAAGAAGCGCGCCGCAGCACGCAGATCAGCCTGGTGGCCAGTGTGGCCAACGCCTACCTGACCTGGCAGGCTGACAAGGAACTGCTGAAACTGACCCAGGAAACCCTCGGTGCCTACGAGGAGAGCTACAAGCTCACCTCGCGCAGCAACGAAGTGGGCGTAGCCTCGGCGCTGGATCTGGCCCAGTCGCGCACCTCGGTGGAAAACGCCCGCGCGCAACAGGCCAAATACACCCGTCAGGTCGCTCAGGACGAAAACAGCCTGGTGCTTCTGCTCGGCACCGGTATCCCGGCCAATCTGCAAGCGGCCAAGCCACTGTCGGATGACCTGCTGAGCGAAGTGCCCGCCGGCCTGCCGTCGGACTTGCTGCAACGCCGTCCGGACATTCTTCAGGCCGAGTACAACCTCAAGGCTGCCAACGCCAACATCGGCGCGGCACGGGCTGCGTTCTTCCCGAGCATCAGCCTGACGGCCAATGCCGGTTCCTTGAGCCCGGACCTGTCCGGCCTGTTCAAGGGCGGTTCGGGCACCTGGTTGTTCCAGCCGCAGATCAACCTGCCGATCTTCAACGCCGGTAGCCTGCGCGCCAGCCTGGATTACTCGAAAATCCAAAAAGACATCGGCGTGGCGAACTACGAGAAGTCCATTCAAACGGCCTTCCAGGAAGTCGCCGACGGCCTGGCCGCACGCCAGACTTACACCGAGCAGCTGCAGGCTCAACGTGATTTCGTCAGCGCCAACCAGGACTACTACCGTCTGGCCGAGCGTCGCTACCGCATCGGTGTCGACAGCAACCTGACCTTCCTCGACGCCCAGCGCCAGCTGTTCAGTGCCCAACAAGCGCTGATCACCGACCGTCTGGCGCAGCTGGTCAGCGCGGTCAATCTGTACAAGGCCTTGGGTGGTGGCTGGAATGAACAGACGGCGAAGAACGAGCCGTTGAAAGAAGAAGCGCCGAAGATGAAGTTGTTCTGA